The following coding sequences lie in one Labrus bergylta chromosome 5, fLabBer1.1, whole genome shotgun sequence genomic window:
- the tubb1 gene encoding tubulin beta-1 chain: MSDTETYQRHPAALCTVATVIMREIVHLQIGQCGNQIGSKFWEVIGEEHGLNATGNYEGDSALQLERVNVYFNEAHGGKYVPRALLVDLEPGTMDSVRGSRIGALFRPDNFIHGNSGAGNNWAKGHYTEGAELVEQVIDRVRNESESCDCLQGFQFVHSLGGGTGSGMGTLLINKIREEYPDRIMNTFSIMPSPKVSDTVVEPYNATLSVHQLLENTDETFCIDNEALYDICFRTLKLTTPTYGDLNHLVSMTMSGVTTSLRFPGQLNADLRKLAVNMVPFPRLHFFMPGFAPLTARRSTQYRALTVPELTQQMFDPRNMMTACDPRRGRYLTVAGIFRGRMSTREVDEQMLAIQQKNSNHFVDWIPHNVKVAVCDIPPRGLKMASTFIGNNTAIQEIFRRVGEQFSLMFRRKAFLHWYTGEGMDEMEFTEAENNLNDLVSEYQQYQDATADQDLEAEDEEDEGPSSEVTTQVESRMEVKLETVSETTNETAE; the protein is encoded by the exons ATGAGTGACACTGAAACCTATCAGAGACACCCAGCTGCTCTGTGTACTGTGGCCACAGTCATCATGCGTGAAATAGTACATTTGCAAATTGGACAATGTGGCAACCAAATCGGCTCAAAG TTTTGGGAAGTGATTGGTGAAGAACATGGACTCAATGCTACAGGCAACTATGAGGGAGACAGTGCCCTCCAACTGGAGAGGGTCAACGTCTACTTCAACGAGGCACATG GTGGTAAATATGTCCCCAGGGCCCTGCTTGTTGACTTGGAGCCTGGTACAATGGATAGTGTACGAGGAAGTCGCATTGGGGCCCTTTTCAGACCAGACAACTTTATCCACg GTAACTCAGGAGCTGGGAATAATTGGGCTAAGGGCCACTACACAGAGGGAGCAGAACTTGTGGAGCAAGTTATAGACCGAGTGAGAAATGAGAGTGAAAGCTGTGATTGCCTGCAGGGCTTCCAGTTTGTTCACTCCTTAGGGGGTGGCACTGGCTCCGGCATGGGAACCCTTCTCATCAACAAGATCCGAGAGGAGTATCCGGACCGCATCATGAACACCTTCAGCATCATGCCATCCCCTAAAGTCTCTGACACGGTGGTGGAGCCATACAACGCCACCCTGTCGGTCCATCAGCTCCTGGAGAACACAGACGAGACCTTCTGCATCGACAATGAAGCCCTCTATGACATCTGTTTCCGCACGCTTAAACTGACTACACCAACTTACGGGGACCTCAACCACTTGGTCTCCATGACGATGAGTGGGGTAACGACGTCTTTGAGATTTCCTGGACAGCTCAACGCTGACCTGAGGAAGCTAGCTGTCAACATGGTTCCTTTCCCTCGCCTCCACTTCTTCATGCCAGGCTTTGCCCCACTGACGGCCCGTAGAAGCACACAGTATAGAGCCCTCACAGTGCCCGAGCTCACCCAGCAGATGTTTGATCCCCGCAACATGATGACAGCATGTGACCCAAGGCGTGGGCGCTACCTCACTGTTGCTGGTATCTTCCGTGGCAGGATGTCTACCAGAGAGGTAGATGAGCAGATGCTTGCAATCCAGCAGAAAAACTCCAACCACTTTGTCGACTGGATCCCCCATAATGTCAAGGTTGCCGTGTGTGACATCCCACCCCGAGGCCTCAAAATGGCCTCCACTTTCATTGGCAATAACACGGCCATTCAGGAGATATTCCGCCGGGTAGGCGAGCAGTTTTCATTGATGTTCAGACGAAAGGCTTTTCTCCACTGGTACACGGGGGAAGGTATGGATGAAATGGAGTTCACAGAGGCCGAGAATAACCTCAATGACCTGGTGTCAGAGTACCAGCAGTACCAAGATGCCACTGCTGATCAAGATTTGGAAGCAGAGGACGAAGAAGACGAGGGACCGTCATCAGAAGTGACAACGCAGGTTGAGTCTCGGATGGAGGTTAAACTGGAGACAGTGTCGGAAACAACCAACGAAACCGCAGAGTAA
- the prelid3b gene encoding PRELI domain containing protein 3B, with product MKIWTSEHVFNHPWETVTKAAMQKYPNPMNPNVIGVDVLDRGIDKQGRLHSRRLLGTEWGLPSIVKSIIGNARTYTYVQEHSVVDPKEKTFELQSTNITFTNMVSVDEKLTYKPHPEDKEKTILTQEAIISVKGVSLNSYLEGVMASTISSNAGKGREAMEWVIRRLNAEIEELAATARTTIRTPMAAAAVTEK from the exons ATGAAGATCTGGACGTCAGAGCACGTATTCAA CCATCCTTGGGAGACGGTGACCAAAGCTGCTATGCAGAAATACCCCAACCCCATGAACCCTAATGTGATTGGAGTGGATGTGTTGGACAGAGGCATTGACAAACAGGGACGCCTCCACAGTAGAAGATTACTCGGCACAGAGTGGGGTCTTCCTTCTATAGTGAAATCT atAATTGGGAACGCAAGGACGTACACATACGTTCAGGAGCACTCTGTTGTGGATCCCAAAGAGAAGACTTTTGAACTTCAGTCAACAAAT ATCACTTTCACAAACATGGTGTCTGTGGATGAGAAGTTAACATACAAGCCACACCCTGAGGATAAAGAAAA GACGATACTGACTCAGGAAGCTATCATCTCAGTGAAAGGAGTCAGTCTCAACAGTTACCTCGAGGGAGTAATGGCCAGCACCATCTCTTCCAACGCTGGGAAG ggTCGTGAAGCCATGGAGTGGGTGATCCGACGACTGAACGCAGAAATCGAGGAGCTGGCAGCAACAGCACGCACGACCATACGCACCcccatggctgctgctgctgtcactgagAAATGA
- the aurka gene encoding aurora kinase A: MDSIARLKLTKNIKPQKPEVKSVSDGPKRIPVSQQSQMAVVTPASHQRVLGVSNGPQRVQRPVSHQKPVSYGSVTAKSSNLNTQNVNPATPSGNPTPHPKCGPQLNQPKTELSKVNPEPAKAPSEPAKQDKPQNKLTKMDSAKASAASKRWSLENFDIGRPLGKGKFGNVYLARERQSKFILALKVLFKKQLEKAGVEHQLRREVEIQSHLRHPNILRLYGYFHDSSRVYLILEFAPKGELYGELQRCGSFSEERSATYIMELADALTYCHSKKVIHRDIKPENLLLGANGELKIADFGWSVHTPSSRRSTLCGTLDYLPPEMIEGKTHDEKVDLWSLGVLCYEFLVGKPPFEAKSHDETYRRISRVEYTYPAQSNISAGAKDLVAKLLKHSPMQRLPIQGVLSHPWVVETSTKKPTTLSNEEPIQ; encoded by the exons ATGGACTCTATTGCCAGACTCAAGCTGACGAAGAACATAAAACCTCAAAAGCCAGAAGTAAAG tcagtcagtgatgGGCCGAAGCGGATTCCTGTCTCCCAGCAGTCCCAGATGGCTGTGGTTACGCCGGCTTCACATCAGCGTGTCCTAGGTGTGTCAAATGGACCTCAGCGTGTTCAGAGGCCTGTGAGCCATCAGAAACCAGTGTCTTATGGCTCTGTTACTGCAAAGTCCTCCAACCTTAACACTCAGAATGTGAACCCTGCCACTCCAAGTGGAAATCCTACACCACATCCTAAATGTGGTCCCCAGCTAAACCAGCCAAAGACAGAATTGTCCAAAGTTAACCCAGAGCCAGCTAAAGCACCATCAGAACCAGCAAAGCAGGACAAGCCCCAGA ACAAACTAACCAAGATGGACTCTGCCAAAGCCTCTGCAGCAAG TAAGCGATGGAGCTTGGAAAACTTTGACATTGGCCGTCCCTTGGGAAAGGGTAAATTTGGCAATGTGTATCTGGCCAGAGAGCGGCAGAGTAAGTTCATCTTGGCCCTGAAGGTGCTCTTCAAGAAGCAGTTGGAGAAGGCTGGGGTGGAGCACCAGCTCAGGAGAGAAGTAGAGATCCAGTCTCACCTCAG GCACCCCAATATTCTGCGCCTCTATGGTTACTTCCACGATTCATCTCGGGTGTACCTCATCCTTGAGTTTGCACCAAAGGGTGAACTGTACGGTGAGCTGCAGCGCTGTGGAAGTTTTTCCGAGGAAAGAAGTGCAACa TACATCATGGAGCTGGCAGATGCCCTCACCTATTGCCACTCCAAGAAGGTAATCCACAGGGACATCAAGCCAGAGAACCTGTTACTCGGGGCCAACGGGGAGCTTAAGATTGCAGATTTTGGCTGGTCTGTCCACACACCTTCCTCCAG gagGTCCACACTGTGTGGAACTCTTGACTACTTGCCTCCAGAGATGATTGAGGGAAAAACTCATGATGAAAAGGTAGACCTCTGGAGTCTGGGTGTGCTGTGCTATGAGTTCCTAGTCGGAAAACCCCCATTTGAGGCCAAATCTCATGATGAAACCTACCGTAGAATATCGAGG GTGGAGTATACCTACCCTGCACAATCCAATATCAGTGCTGGTGCTAAAGACTTAGTTGCCAAGCTGCTGAAGCACAGCCCCATGCAAAGACTGCCCATCCAGGGTGTCCTGTCCCACCCTTGGGTGGTTGAGACCTCAACTAAAAAGCCCACAACCCTGAGCAACGAAGAGCCAATCCAATGA
- the slc32a1 gene encoding vesicular inhibitory amino acid transporter gives MATLIKSKLSNKLSNAATTVSNKSQAKVSGMFARMGFQAATDEEGLGFAACDDLDYDHRQGMQMDIMTSEEMGGEGAGDGGALEGDSHYQRDGTGPPHSASKDGGLTDELAEVRPKITAWEAGWNVTNAIQGMFVLGLPYAILHGGYLGLFLIIFAAVVCCYTGKILISCLYEEDEDGQLVRVRDSYVDIANACCQPRFPALGGHIVNVAQIIELVMTCILYVVVSGNLMYNSFPNMPISQKSWAIIATAALLPCAFLKNLKAVSKFSLLCTIAHFIINVLVIAYCLSRARDWAWDKVKFYIDVKKFPISIGIIVFSYTSQIFLPSLEGNMQKPSEFHCMMNWTHIAACILKGLFALVAYLTWADATKEVITDNLPPGIRAVVNLFLVSKALLSYPLPFFAAVEVLEKSFFQEGGRSYFPDCYGGDGRLKSWGLSLRCGLVVFTLLMAIYVPHFALLMGLTGSLTGAGLCFLLPSLFHLKLLWRKLQWHQVFFDVSIFVIGGICSISGFIHSTEGLIEAFNNGVEE, from the exons ATGGCGACGTTAATCAAAAGCAAGCTTTCTAATAAACTGTCAAATGCAGCCACCACTGTCAGCAACAAATCCCAGGCGAAGGTGAGCGGCATGTTCGCCAGGATGGGCTTCCAGGCCGCCACCGACGAGGAGGGTCTGGGATTTGCCGCCTGCGATGACCTGGACTACGACCACCGGCAGGGCATGCAGATGGACATTATGACAAGCGAAGAGATGGGAGGAGAGGGAGCCGGAGACGGAGGCGCGCTGGAGGGGGACAGCCACTACCAGAGGGACGGCACCGGTCCGCCGCACTCAGCTTCAAAAGACGGAGGTCTTACGGACGAGCTGGCTGAAGTCAGACCAAAAATCACCGCTTGGGAGGCGGGCTGGAACGTCACGAATGCAATCCAG GGGATGTTCGTTCTTGGGTTGCCCTACGCCATCCTGCATGGAGGATACCTCGGACTCTTTCTCATTATTTTCGCCGCCGTGGTGTGCTGCTACACGGGGAAAATCCTCATCTCCTGCCTGTACGAGGAGGACGAAGATGGGCAGCTGGTCCGTGTGAGGGACTCCTATGTGGACATTGCCAACGCCTGCTGCCAGCCCAGGTTCCCGGCTTTAGGTGGCCATATCGTGAATGTAGCCCAAATCATAGAACTGGTGATGACTTGCATCCTGTATGTTGTGGTCAGTGGAAACCTTATGTACAACAGCTTCCCCAACATGCCCATCTCCCAGAAGTCCTGGGCCATCATCGCCACCGCTGCTTTGCTACCCTGCGCCTTCCTCAAGAACCTGAAAGCCGTCTCCAAGTTCAGCTTGCTGTGCACGATAGCCCACTTTATCATCAACGTCCTGGTGATCGCATACTGCCTCTCCAGAGCGCGGGACTGGGCCTGGGACAAGGTTAAGTTTTACATCGATGTTAAGAAGTTCCCCATCTCCATTGGGATTATCGTGTTCAGCTACACCTCGCAGATCTTCCTGCCGTCACTGGAGGGAAACATGCAGAAACCTAGCGAGTTCCATTGCATGATGAACTGGACTCACATTGCTGCCTGCATCCTTAAGGGCCTCTTCGCCCTCGTAGCCTACCTGACCTGGGCCGACGCAACCAAGGAGGTCATCACAGACAACCTGCCCCCCGGAATTCGAGCCGTTGTCAACCTCTTCCTCGTGTCCAAAGCTTTGCTGTCGTATCCGCTGCCGTTTTTCGCTGCCGTAGAGGTATTAGAGAAATCGTTTTTCCAGGAAGGGGGACGCTCGTACTTCCCAGATTGCTACGGAGGCGATGGACGCCTAAAGTCCTGGGGACTCAGTCTCCGGTGTGGCCTTGTCGTTTTCACCTTGCTTATGGCCATCTATGTGCCCCATTTCGCCCTCCTCATGGGTCTCACCGGCAGTCTGACGGGTGCAGGCCTCTGCTTTCTGCTTCCCAGTCTTTTCCACCTCAAGCTTTTGTGGAGAAAGCTGCAATGGCACCAGGTTTTCTTTGACGTCTCCATCTTCGTAATAGGAGGTATATGCAGCATATCTGGTTTTATCCACTCCACGGAGGGGCTCATAGAGGCTTTCAATAATGGCGTAGAAGAGTAG